A genomic segment from Candidatus Korarchaeum cryptofilum OPF8 encodes:
- a CDS encoding DUF131 domain-containing protein codes for MRLGHLLILSGFLLAFITLLLIPILATGETSLSFGGCIVILFFPICFGVGDKPLLLILAAMLLAIVLMILSYFILRPQRGAAE; via the coding sequence ATGAGGCTCGGGCATCTACTAATACTCTCTGGCTTCCTCCTAGCCTTTATAACGCTACTCCTAATCCCCATCCTAGCTACGGGGGAAACGTCATTAAGTTTCGGCGGCTGTATAGTGATCCTCTTCTTCCCCATATGCTTCGGAGTGGGGGATAAGCCCCTCCTCCTCATATTAGCTGCTATGCTGCTCGCGATAGTGCTGATGATATTGAGCTACTTCATCCTCAGGCCCCAACGCGGAGCTGCTGAGTGA
- a CDS encoding universal stress protein, with protein MFSKILVPIDGSENSYRALEVAIDIAKRYGSKLTLLYVSSVSIMPIVSPETPFIPYSPIVNPSDFLRIVDAEKRAAEDILSKCAESASKEGVEVEKVIREGHAVHEIVELAKEGDFDLIVMGARGMSKIRELLLGSVSEGVVRNAPCNVLIVKKVI; from the coding sequence ATGTTCAGCAAGATCCTCGTCCCCATAGATGGCTCCGAGAACTCCTACAGGGCTCTCGAAGTGGCCATTGATATAGCTAAAAGATACGGGAGCAAATTGACCCTGCTCTACGTCTCATCCGTCAGTATAATGCCCATAGTCTCTCCTGAGACCCCCTTCATCCCTTACTCTCCTATAGTGAATCCTTCCGACTTCCTGAGGATAGTCGATGCCGAGAAGAGAGCTGCGGAGGATATCCTGAGCAAATGCGCTGAATCAGCTTCAAAGGAAGGGGTTGAAGTGGAGAAAGTGATAAGGGAGGGTCACGCTGTCCATGAGATAGTGGAATTGGCTAAGGAGGGGGATTTCGATTTGATAGTCATGGGGGCCAGGGGGATGAGCAAGATAAGGGAGCTCCTCCTGGGTAGCGTCAGCGAGGGAGTCGTGAGGAATGCCCCTTGCAACGTCCTCATAGTAAAAAAGGTTATTTGA
- a CDS encoding tungsten cofactor oxidoreductase radical SAM maturase, with amino-acid sequence MGEKFKYGDWELSLSPDSHPRTLMVEISTNCNYNCLHCFRNAVPNFKKCNMSYDTLELILRKGMEAGVSKLVLSGWGEPSSNPKMIEMLRTAKELGFTVALNTNGSALEDMAEELVGLGVDEVFVSIDAYDIKLYRDIRKPGDLSKVMRGLKKLLELKIEKGSVKPQVNAIFTITKLNVGEVSRSIELTRDLGISEIRFSNYIHYPGGVDLSCIDDEGCLEKLKGELDLVPLKILEGGVKVVIPNLAPTTYRSCPFFSNRALFIRCDGIVSPCIYYSRNWRTKVLGVERRINEVILGDIKREGLIDIWRKSYKMFFRLYFLRLPSCLDCNLVNYCLITRSNETDCWGNKPSCSHCPYLHGLSYCPL; translated from the coding sequence TTGGGAGAAAAATTTAAATATGGAGACTGGGAGTTATCTCTGAGCCCCGATTCCCATCCAAGGACTTTGATGGTGGAAATTTCGACAAATTGCAATTATAATTGTTTACATTGCTTTAGAAATGCTGTCCCAAACTTTAAGAAATGCAATATGAGTTACGATACGCTGGAGCTAATCTTGAGGAAGGGGATGGAGGCTGGAGTGAGCAAATTAGTCCTCTCCGGCTGGGGAGAGCCCTCATCGAACCCGAAAATGATCGAGATGCTTAGGACCGCTAAGGAGCTGGGATTCACAGTAGCTCTGAATACGAATGGTTCCGCTCTAGAGGATATGGCTGAGGAGCTCGTTGGATTAGGGGTGGATGAGGTCTTCGTCAGCATAGATGCCTATGATATCAAACTTTACAGGGATATAAGAAAGCCGGGAGATCTCTCAAAAGTTATGAGAGGTTTGAAGAAGCTTCTAGAACTTAAAATAGAGAAAGGAAGCGTTAAGCCTCAGGTAAATGCGATATTCACTATAACGAAGCTAAATGTAGGTGAGGTCAGCAGATCTATCGAGCTCACCAGGGACTTGGGCATAAGCGAGATCAGGTTCAGCAATTACATACACTACCCTGGAGGAGTCGATCTGAGTTGCATAGACGATGAGGGCTGCCTCGAGAAGCTTAAGGGGGAGCTCGATCTAGTCCCCTTAAAGATCCTTGAGGGTGGAGTAAAAGTGGTTATCCCAAATTTAGCCCCAACAACATACAGATCTTGCCCCTTCTTCTCAAACAGAGCCCTATTCATCAGGTGCGATGGTATAGTATCTCCCTGCATATATTACTCGAGGAACTGGAGGACAAAGGTCCTAGGGGTGGAGAGGAGGATAAATGAGGTGATACTAGGAGATATAAAGAGGGAGGGCCTCATAGATATATGGAGGAAATCTTATAAGATGTTTTTCAGGCTCTACTTCTTGAGACTCCCCTCCTGTTTAGATTGCAACCTCGTAAACTACTGCTTGATCACTAGGAGCAATGAAACGGATTGCTGGGGGAATAAACCCTCATGCTCGCACTGCCCTTACTTACACGGACTCTCATACTGTCCCCTCTGA
- the pdxS gene encoding pyridoxal 5'-phosphate synthase lyase subunit PdxS, translating into MHSISQGLEGLEALRDALYDLLEFRDKLKAVASWPTGLPEASTGTIRVKVGFPAMLRNGVIMDVTSVEQAQIAEDSGAVGVMVLDKLPYDVRKSGGVARMADLKIIEDVMNHITIPVSAKVRIGHFYEAVLLESIGVDLIDESEVLTPVDEAHHINKWAFKVPFVNGCRELCEALRRISEGASMIRSKGEAGTGNVSEAVKHFKQLLRAIITLHLAHKDGEEEILRDFARQCQVSQGLVNLTARMGRLPVITFAAGGIATPADAALMMYLGADGVFVGSGIFKSQDPKQRAFAIVLATSHWDDPETVVEAQKMVSERASMLGIEISSLKAEELLQTRGV; encoded by the coding sequence ATGCACTCGATCTCGCAAGGTCTCGAGGGCTTAGAGGCCCTCAGGGATGCGCTCTATGATTTACTGGAGTTCAGGGATAAGTTGAAGGCAGTAGCTTCCTGGCCCACGGGCCTTCCAGAGGCTAGCACAGGGACCATCAGGGTTAAAGTCGGGTTCCCCGCGATGCTGAGGAATGGCGTCATAATGGACGTTACTTCCGTTGAGCAAGCTCAGATAGCTGAGGACTCCGGTGCAGTGGGTGTGATGGTGCTCGATAAACTCCCCTACGATGTCAGGAAGAGCGGTGGAGTCGCTAGGATGGCGGATCTCAAGATAATAGAGGATGTGATGAATCACATCACGATACCTGTGAGCGCTAAAGTGAGGATAGGCCACTTCTACGAAGCCGTACTCCTCGAATCCATCGGTGTTGACCTGATAGATGAATCAGAGGTGCTAACACCTGTTGATGAGGCCCACCATATAAATAAGTGGGCCTTCAAAGTGCCTTTCGTCAACGGCTGCAGGGAGCTCTGCGAGGCTCTGAGGAGGATATCTGAGGGGGCATCTATGATAAGGAGTAAGGGAGAGGCAGGAACTGGAAACGTATCTGAGGCAGTTAAGCACTTCAAGCAGTTACTTAGGGCAATAATAACGCTCCACTTAGCCCATAAGGATGGAGAGGAGGAGATCCTGAGGGACTTCGCTAGGCAGTGTCAAGTCTCTCAGGGCTTAGTGAACTTAACTGCTAGGATGGGGAGGCTCCCAGTGATAACTTTCGCAGCTGGAGGCATAGCTACACCAGCTGATGCTGCTCTAATGATGTACCTCGGTGCTGATGGCGTCTTCGTGGGCTCAGGTATTTTCAAGAGCCAGGATCCTAAGCAGAGGGCTTTCGCCATCGTCTTAGCCACATCTCACTGGGACGATCCGGAAACAGTGGTTGAAGCTCAGAAGATGGTGAGCGAGAGAGCTTCGATGCTGGGTATCGAGATAAGCTCCCTCAAGGCGGAGGAGCTGCTTCAGACGAGGGGTGTCTGA
- a CDS encoding aminotransferase class V-fold PLP-dependent enzyme, whose amino-acid sequence MREDLLQEFPSLERYIYLNTASIGLVPRRTIEAIRDFSERAMREGSAYLDEDMEEGIFEELRRASSRLMKCDEDDVAIFSSVTEAINSLAWALRGGGKIISTSLEFPSLIYPWIRVGKEKNWSLELLKSDLLVDEDELLKRITEGVRAVCLSHVEFLTGQRLNLREIAERAHEVGSLLIVDGIQAAGCIPIDVKSLDVDFYVFGGYKWLLGPMGAAAAYIREELSDELEPGIVGWRSVEDMWSLDASSMRYARGARKFEYGTSSYDSKVGLAKSIEYLLEIGIESIHEQDMRVSGRLMERIREIEGIKIVTPQNRGPIVTIEADRPYDLLKMMERGGRKLIASVRRGLIRFSIHLYNDYEDVEEASDRLAEAVKSLSWRSELRNSKRLRKR is encoded by the coding sequence TTGAGGGAGGACTTACTTCAGGAATTCCCATCCTTAGAGAGATACATATATCTGAACACAGCGAGCATAGGCCTGGTACCTAGGAGAACGATAGAGGCCATTAGGGATTTCTCCGAGAGAGCTATGAGAGAGGGTTCAGCTTATCTCGATGAGGATATGGAAGAGGGCATCTTCGAGGAGCTCAGAAGAGCCTCCTCTAGATTGATGAAGTGCGATGAGGATGATGTAGCTATATTCAGTAGCGTCACAGAGGCCATAAATTCACTGGCCTGGGCCTTGAGAGGAGGGGGAAAGATCATCTCGACGAGTTTGGAGTTCCCATCCCTGATATATCCATGGATAAGGGTAGGGAAGGAGAAGAACTGGAGCTTGGAGCTCTTGAAATCGGATCTCCTAGTGGATGAGGACGAGCTCTTGAAGAGGATAACTGAGGGAGTTAGAGCAGTTTGCCTGAGCCATGTGGAGTTCTTGACTGGCCAGAGGTTGAATTTGAGGGAGATAGCTGAGAGGGCTCATGAAGTAGGGTCCTTACTCATTGTCGATGGGATACAGGCAGCAGGCTGCATTCCTATCGATGTGAAGTCCCTGGATGTCGATTTTTATGTCTTCGGAGGCTATAAGTGGCTTCTAGGCCCTATGGGAGCTGCTGCAGCTTACATAAGGGAGGAGCTATCCGATGAACTCGAGCCCGGTATAGTGGGCTGGCGGTCCGTCGAAGATATGTGGTCCCTCGATGCCTCTAGTATGAGATACGCGAGGGGAGCGAGGAAGTTCGAGTACGGCACTAGCTCTTACGATTCGAAGGTGGGCTTGGCTAAATCCATCGAGTACTTGCTCGAGATAGGGATAGAATCGATACATGAGCAAGATATGAGGGTCAGCGGGAGGTTAATGGAGAGGATCAGGGAGATAGAGGGGATTAAGATCGTGACACCTCAGAACAGGGGGCCCATAGTGACTATAGAGGCCGATAGGCCTTACGATCTCCTTAAGATGATGGAGAGGGGAGGGAGGAAGCTCATCGCCAGCGTCAGGAGAGGGCTAATCAGGTTCTCCATCCACCTCTACAACGATTACGAGGACGTTGAGGAAGCCTCTGACCGCTTGGCTGAAGCTGTCAAAAGTTTATCCTGGCGATCCGAGTTGCGAAATAGTAAAAGATTGAGAAAGCGTTGA
- a CDS encoding 4Fe-4S dicluster domain-containing protein, giving the protein MEAAEVCDLLGIEAERCDLGKLLKVVDYMRCIDCETCSVVCEFTHSGKSYVRLLKTKLGVEKPFSCFHCENAPCVRVCKKDAIVRKEDGGLYIIPSKCNKCLDCINACPFKAIRLGGPGGAPGKCDLCEQLRSEGLEPACIAMCPSGVITMNR; this is encoded by the coding sequence ATGGAAGCTGCCGAAGTATGCGATCTCCTCGGGATAGAGGCTGAGAGATGCGACCTCGGGAAGTTGCTCAAAGTAGTCGATTACATGAGGTGCATAGATTGTGAGACCTGCTCAGTCGTATGCGAGTTCACTCACTCCGGGAAGTCATATGTAAGGCTCCTGAAGACGAAACTCGGTGTGGAGAAGCCCTTCTCCTGCTTCCACTGCGAGAACGCCCCTTGCGTCAGGGTGTGCAAGAAGGATGCGATAGTGAGGAAGGAAGATGGAGGCCTCTATATAATCCCATCTAAATGTAATAAATGCCTCGATTGCATAAATGCATGTCCATTCAAGGCTATAAGGCTCGGAGGACCTGGAGGTGCCCCTGGAAAGTGCGATCTATGCGAGCAATTGAGATCCGAGGGATTGGAGCCAGCTTGCATAGCTATGTGCCCCAGCGGGGTCATAACGATGAATAGGTAA
- a CDS encoding TIGR00304 family membrane protein, translating into MYGVVILMLIVAFLLILMGFILLSLGGEREVRGGGVLIIGPLPIIFGTDQRVAKGLIILALILTIVTFMIFVMGWSR; encoded by the coding sequence ATGTACGGAGTGGTAATCTTAATGCTGATAGTGGCGTTCCTCCTCATACTGATGGGATTCATACTCCTCTCCCTAGGAGGAGAGAGGGAGGTCAGAGGAGGGGGCGTCCTGATAATAGGGCCACTACCCATAATATTCGGGACGGACCAGAGGGTGGCGAAGGGCCTAATAATACTGGCCCTTATCTTAACAATAGTCACCTTCATGATATTCGTGATGGGGTGGTCGCGATGA
- a CDS encoding ABC transporter ATP-binding protein, producing MLSYRDVSKRYGDVIALKGVTLEFQPGKIHALLGPNGSGKSTLMKIALGLVKPDSGSVRVYDVDPVRDPIGARRLIGYVPEEVLIYESLTPSEWFSFVGSIYGMDRELLRERLDTLIRVFKMEEHMGKLGGELSLGNKRKVMLITALMKEPKVLILDEPFSGLDPEVARVLKEILRRKAEEGVVIFSTHILELAEAVADDITILRYGEVVARGPISELRGKKDLESYFMEVTGLSSELQELLKAL from the coding sequence ATGCTGAGTTACAGGGACGTCAGTAAGCGATACGGCGACGTGATCGCTCTCAAGGGCGTCACTCTGGAATTCCAACCTGGGAAAATACATGCCCTTCTGGGCCCTAATGGTTCCGGGAAGTCTACTCTGATGAAAATAGCGTTGGGCCTCGTGAAACCTGATTCGGGGAGCGTCAGAGTTTATGATGTAGATCCAGTCAGGGATCCGATAGGGGCTAGGAGGCTCATAGGCTACGTCCCGGAGGAAGTGCTCATTTACGAGAGCCTCACCCCCTCCGAATGGTTCAGTTTCGTCGGGAGCATCTACGGGATGGATAGGGAGCTCCTGAGGGAGAGGCTGGATACCCTCATAAGGGTCTTCAAGATGGAGGAGCACATGGGGAAGCTGGGAGGGGAACTGAGCCTCGGTAACAAGAGGAAGGTCATGCTGATAACGGCCCTCATGAAGGAGCCCAAGGTACTGATATTGGATGAGCCATTCTCCGGCCTAGATCCCGAGGTAGCCAGGGTCCTGAAGGAGATCTTGAGGAGGAAAGCTGAGGAAGGAGTAGTTATATTCTCCACTCATATATTGGAGCTAGCTGAAGCGGTCGCCGATGATATCACTATACTACGCTATGGTGAGGTAGTGGCTAGGGGCCCTATCTCCGAGCTGAGGGGGAAGAAGGACCTGGAGAGCTACTTCATGGAGGTCACAGGATTATCATCTGAGCTTCAGGAGCTCCTGAAGGCCCTTTAG
- a CDS encoding FAD-dependent oxidoreductase, producing the protein MKFAFLCRERRSSNGIRVAIVGAGATGLSAAGYLVCRGYEVDLYDKLPLPGGLMTFAIPKHRIPLEEVMEGVEDLRRNFGVEFNLSVKVSCGDGIDECDDLAKGRIDLQELSGDYKALLVATGTWKSRKLGLEGEDARNVYTAIDYLRKLHLRILGLEGEGMRLGRVLVIGGGLSAIDAADESINYGADEVLLVYRRTRKEAPAGEWEMRRLEERGVKILELASPKRFIVENGLVKFVELQRMMLSEPDETGRPRPVPIEGSEFSIEVDTVGKAIGEVPTPPIYSGCNLLNLSDGLKVDQDFRLIGNIFAAGDVVTGPSKIGRAVKQGLQAARKMDELISKGKIG; encoded by the coding sequence TTGAAGTTCGCCTTCCTCTGCAGGGAGAGGAGGAGCTCTAATGGTATTAGGGTAGCTATCGTAGGGGCCGGAGCGACTGGGCTCTCAGCGGCTGGCTACTTGGTCTGCAGGGGTTACGAAGTGGATCTATACGATAAGCTCCCCCTACCAGGAGGCCTCATGACTTTCGCCATACCCAAGCACAGGATACCCCTTGAGGAGGTCATGGAAGGGGTCGAGGATCTCAGGAGGAACTTCGGAGTTGAATTTAACCTCTCAGTCAAGGTGAGTTGCGGTGATGGGATTGATGAGTGCGATGATCTGGCTAAGGGGAGGATAGACCTGCAGGAGCTATCGGGGGATTATAAAGCTCTTCTGGTAGCTACAGGAACTTGGAAGTCCAGAAAACTCGGTCTGGAAGGGGAAGATGCTAGGAACGTTTACACAGCTATAGATTACCTCAGGAAGCTTCACCTCCGCATCCTGGGGCTGGAAGGGGAGGGGATGAGATTGGGGAGGGTCTTGGTGATAGGAGGGGGGCTCAGCGCCATCGATGCTGCGGATGAGAGCATCAATTACGGAGCTGATGAGGTCCTCCTAGTCTACAGGAGGACTAGGAAAGAAGCTCCGGCTGGGGAGTGGGAGATGAGGAGGTTGGAGGAGAGGGGAGTCAAGATACTGGAGCTAGCTTCCCCCAAGAGGTTCATAGTTGAGAATGGGCTCGTCAAATTCGTTGAGCTCCAGAGGATGATGCTATCCGAACCTGATGAGACGGGGAGGCCGAGACCGGTCCCGATAGAGGGAAGCGAATTCTCGATTGAAGTTGATACTGTGGGGAAAGCGATAGGGGAAGTGCCTACACCCCCTATATACAGTGGATGCAATTTATTGAATCTCTCGGACGGGCTGAAGGTGGATCAGGACTTCAGATTGATCGGCAATATTTTCGCAGCTGGCGATGTGGTGACCGGGCCCTCTAAGATAGGGAGAGCGGTGAAGCAGGGGCTTCAAGCAGCTAGGAAGATGGATGAACTCATATCAAAGGGGAAGATAGGGTGA
- a CDS encoding MoaD/ThiS family protein, which yields MVEVRVYLTLREKLGWKSKTLSLGRNKVKFSELLDELKDLKGVLEDFGYENFMILLNGRNIRLLDWLDTEVEEGDSIDIFPPAGGG from the coding sequence ATGGTGGAGGTAAGGGTATACCTGACGCTGAGGGAGAAACTGGGATGGAAGAGCAAGACCCTGAGTTTGGGTAGGAATAAAGTGAAATTTTCAGAGCTTCTAGATGAACTGAAGGATCTGAAGGGAGTTCTTGAGGATTTTGGATATGAGAATTTCATGATATTGCTGAACGGGAGGAACATAAGGCTCTTAGACTGGCTAGATACTGAGGTGGAGGAGGGGGATTCCATAGACATCTTCCCACCCGCCGGGGGAGGATAG
- a CDS encoding aldehyde ferredoxin oxidoreductase family protein, with amino-acid sequence MAPGGYMGNVLRLNLTEGKVIKEPLPPEDVLRAWLGGRGLGVYYMLKEVDPKVDPLSPANKAIVATGPLTGVTGVPSSGRWCSVTKAPLTNTIHDAQSGGKFGPELKFAGFDAVIIEGASEKPVYLWIHDGEAEIRDAKHLWGKDTHATTEAIREELAPEIGVEEAEGIKVLTIGPAGENLSKIACLINDKARAAGRGGHGAVWGSKKLKAIAVRGHMTPSVAREDVFEEISEKSVDIIKKAPVTAQALPKYGTAVLVNIINQHGVLPTRNFQTGVFQTAERISGERIAEEIMDWKKQEEETCWGCPISCARYTRIEKPPFTGEGGGPEYETVWALGAQTGTDDLAAVSKANYLCNELGLDTISMGHTIGTLMELVEKGKVPQEKLRGLKVSWGNGEALVELTWRTAYRSGIGDELSEGALRLAQRYGAPELAMVVRGQELPAYDPRGVQGHGLAYATSNRGGCHLRAYLISAEVLGIPELLDRFSTAGKGKWVKRFQDSFATIDSLIVCKFVTFAYGNDILASQLSAVTGWDVSVEEFERIGERIYNAERAFNALSFGDGEEHDTLPKRLLKEPMPEGPSKGHVVKLNEMLPEYYAERGWVKGRPTKAKLKELGLDWVAEMLERENLLYA; translated from the coding sequence ATGGCCCCTGGCGGTTACATGGGCAATGTGTTGAGGTTGAACCTGACGGAGGGCAAGGTCATTAAGGAGCCTCTGCCACCCGAGGACGTCCTGAGGGCTTGGCTGGGAGGAAGGGGCCTAGGGGTTTATTACATGCTCAAGGAAGTGGATCCGAAGGTAGATCCGCTGAGCCCGGCTAATAAGGCTATAGTGGCCACTGGACCCCTAACGGGCGTCACTGGAGTCCCATCATCGGGTAGATGGTGCTCCGTGACGAAAGCTCCACTGACTAACACGATTCATGATGCCCAGAGCGGCGGGAAGTTCGGCCCTGAGCTCAAGTTCGCTGGATTCGATGCTGTCATAATAGAGGGAGCCTCGGAGAAGCCTGTTTACCTCTGGATACACGATGGGGAAGCGGAGATAAGGGACGCGAAGCACCTCTGGGGCAAGGATACTCACGCCACTACTGAAGCTATAAGGGAGGAGCTCGCCCCTGAGATAGGGGTTGAGGAAGCTGAGGGGATAAAGGTACTCACTATAGGGCCCGCTGGCGAGAACCTCTCCAAGATAGCCTGCCTGATAAACGATAAGGCCAGGGCAGCGGGTAGAGGTGGACATGGAGCTGTCTGGGGATCTAAGAAGCTTAAGGCAATAGCAGTTAGAGGTCATATGACACCTAGCGTCGCTAGAGAGGATGTTTTCGAGGAGATATCTGAGAAATCGGTTGATATAATAAAGAAGGCTCCTGTAACAGCTCAAGCACTCCCGAAGTACGGGACGGCAGTCCTAGTTAATATAATAAATCAGCATGGAGTTCTCCCCACTAGGAACTTCCAGACGGGCGTATTTCAGACGGCGGAGAGGATAAGCGGTGAGAGGATAGCTGAGGAGATAATGGATTGGAAGAAGCAGGAGGAGGAGACTTGTTGGGGATGCCCGATAAGTTGCGCTAGGTATACGAGGATAGAGAAGCCTCCCTTCACGGGGGAGGGAGGGGGTCCAGAGTACGAGACCGTATGGGCTTTAGGAGCGCAGACAGGAACTGACGATCTCGCAGCCGTCTCTAAGGCGAATTACTTGTGCAATGAGCTCGGACTGGATACGATATCGATGGGCCACACTATAGGCACCCTAATGGAGCTCGTTGAGAAGGGGAAGGTACCTCAGGAGAAGCTGAGGGGCCTCAAGGTCTCTTGGGGCAATGGAGAGGCTTTAGTAGAGCTCACTTGGCGTACTGCTTACAGATCCGGGATAGGTGATGAGCTCTCAGAGGGAGCCCTGAGGCTGGCTCAGAGATATGGGGCTCCTGAGCTAGCTATGGTAGTCAGAGGGCAGGAACTACCTGCATACGACCCCAGAGGGGTGCAGGGCCATGGTCTGGCTTACGCGACCTCCAATAGAGGTGGATGCCACTTGAGAGCTTACTTGATATCCGCTGAGGTCCTGGGAATACCGGAGCTATTGGATAGGTTCTCGACAGCCGGTAAGGGCAAGTGGGTCAAGAGGTTCCAGGACTCTTTCGCTACTATAGACAGCTTGATAGTCTGCAAGTTCGTGACTTTCGCTTATGGTAACGATATACTCGCTTCACAGCTCTCAGCGGTCACTGGATGGGATGTGAGCGTGGAGGAGTTCGAGAGGATAGGGGAGAGGATATACAACGCTGAGAGGGCTTTCAACGCGCTCTCCTTCGGTGACGGGGAGGAGCACGATACGCTCCCCAAGAGGCTGCTCAAGGAGCCTATGCCGGAGGGACCCTCTAAGGGACACGTGGTGAAGCTCAACGAGATGCTACCGGAGTACTACGCTGAGAGGGGGTGGGTGAAGGGGAGGCCCACTAAAGCCAAGCTGAAGGAACTCGGGCTCGATTGGGTAGCCGAGATGCTGGAGAGGGAGAACCTACTCTACGCATAA
- the pdxT gene encoding pyridoxal 5'-phosphate synthase glutaminase subunit PdxT, with protein sequence MRIGVLALQGDIEEHEQAIRDSSRSLGFKVDVVRVKRPGDLKGLSGILIPGGESTTIWKLSQGELMLALRDEILNGLPAMGTCAGAIFMAKEVKDRVVGETGQGILGLMDMTVIRNYYGRQRESFEMDLNLEGIGSVRAVFIRAPAIVRIWGKANALSELNGTYPAVIQDNMLALTFHPELTTSKVHEWFLRELVLK encoded by the coding sequence ATGAGAATAGGGGTCTTAGCACTTCAGGGTGATATAGAGGAGCATGAACAGGCTATCAGGGATTCCTCAAGATCTTTAGGCTTTAAGGTAGATGTCGTGAGAGTAAAGAGGCCTGGTGACCTCAAAGGCCTCTCCGGGATCTTGATACCCGGGGGAGAATCAACTACTATATGGAAGCTATCCCAAGGCGAGTTGATGCTAGCGTTGAGGGATGAGATCTTAAATGGGCTTCCAGCTATGGGAACTTGCGCTGGAGCTATATTCATGGCGAAGGAAGTTAAGGATAGGGTTGTAGGTGAGACGGGCCAAGGTATACTGGGATTGATGGATATGACAGTCATCAGGAACTACTATGGGAGACAGAGGGAGTCTTTCGAGATGGATCTCAATTTGGAGGGGATAGGGAGCGTGAGAGCTGTCTTCATAAGGGCCCCGGCCATAGTTAGGATCTGGGGTAAAGCTAATGCTCTCTCTGAACTCAATGGGACATATCCCGCTGTCATTCAGGATAACATGTTAGCTCTGACTTTCCATCCCGAGCTAACGACGAGTAAGGTACATGAGTGGTTCCTAAGGGAATTGGTGTTAAAATGA
- a CDS encoding helix-turn-helix domain-containing protein — protein sequence MRKGEPLGIIFRVKNEECKVSELLRENGIKEFKIIGIRPYGDKMIHAVEIREGTNRVRMLESEGCGLCKLLSSTKAFLISANMRNDEMRCEVILPSRQTLRKLSSALKSYKGFRIISIVKRGRMLTERQEEVLLTAVRMGYFDFPRRIRTRELADMLGMSQASLTEILRRAVKKLVMEYYRDLMDGK from the coding sequence ATGAGGAAAGGGGAACCCCTCGGGATAATATTCAGAGTCAAAAATGAGGAATGCAAAGTCTCAGAATTACTTAGGGAGAATGGAATAAAGGAATTCAAGATAATAGGGATCAGACCATATGGAGATAAAATGATACATGCTGTTGAGATCCGGGAGGGGACGAATAGAGTCAGGATGTTGGAATCGGAGGGATGTGGGCTTTGCAAGCTCCTCTCATCGACTAAAGCTTTCCTTATCTCAGCTAATATGAGGAATGATGAGATGAGGTGCGAGGTCATCTTGCCGAGCAGGCAGACCCTCAGGAAGCTCTCATCAGCTCTTAAGTCATATAAGGGGTTCAGGATAATCTCGATAGTCAAAAGGGGTCGGATGCTCACGGAGAGGCAGGAGGAGGTCCTCCTGACTGCTGTGAGGATGGGGTACTTCGACTTCCCCAGGAGGATAAGGACGAGGGAGCTGGCTGATATGCTGGGGATGAGTCAAGCTAGCCTCACAGAGATCCTTAGGAGGGCGGTGAAGAAGCTGGTGATGGAGTACTACAGGGACCTCATGGATGGGAAATAA